A region from the Chloroflexota bacterium genome encodes:
- a CDS encoding mandelate racemase/muconate lactonizing enzyme family protein → MTRVREVRVDVLEMPLRVPVATTDHRWATRRLAIVRLIAEDGLEGIGEVAGGEPDGLPAPIPNGLVGRFAGLDLADPAELDERLREIERVPSIGRALRSALETAAVDLLARAAGVSVAASLAAGPYSRVPLNGLVGIDTPEAAARAAVTLTEAGFTCLKLKGGREQPMLLAERVRAVRAAVGPAVRLRLDVNGTWSGLTEAITAIEAVAGFDLEYIEQPLPPELGPGTLATLRCAVSVPLAADESVTDPEAARALLEAGAADVLVVKPARVGGIRQARRIADLAAAAGVPIVVSTLFETGIGVAAALHLAATLGDGGREHGLATVGLLASDLLAEPLSIVDGSMTLPSGPGLGVRLDPVAVETYQAR, encoded by the coding sequence GTGACGCGCGTCCGCGAGGTTCGCGTCGACGTCCTCGAGATGCCGCTTCGCGTCCCTGTCGCGACTACCGACCATCGGTGGGCGACACGCCGCCTGGCGATCGTCCGGCTGATCGCCGAGGATGGGCTGGAGGGGATCGGCGAGGTGGCGGGCGGTGAGCCGGACGGGCTGCCCGCTCCGATCCCCAACGGGCTCGTGGGGCGGTTCGCCGGCCTCGACCTGGCCGACCCGGCCGAACTCGACGAGCGGCTGCGCGAGATCGAGCGAGTGCCGTCCATCGGTCGGGCCCTCCGGTCGGCGCTCGAGACCGCCGCGGTCGACCTCCTCGCCAGGGCGGCCGGCGTGTCCGTCGCCGCGTCCCTCGCGGCCGGCCCGTACTCCCGGGTCCCGCTGAACGGGCTGGTGGGGATCGACACACCGGAGGCCGCGGCACGAGCGGCCGTGACGCTCACTGAGGCCGGATTCACGTGCCTGAAGCTGAAGGGCGGCCGCGAGCAGCCGATGCTCCTCGCCGAGCGGGTCCGGGCCGTCCGTGCGGCCGTCGGTCCGGCGGTCCGGCTTCGGCTCGATGTCAACGGCACCTGGTCCGGGCTGACCGAGGCGATCACGGCGATCGAGGCGGTGGCCGGGTTCGATCTCGAGTACATCGAGCAGCCGCTTCCGCCCGAGCTGGGGCCCGGCACGCTCGCCACGCTCCGCTGCGCCGTCTCGGTCCCGCTCGCGGCCGATGAGTCGGTCACCGATCCGGAGGCTGCCCGTGCGCTCCTCGAGGCGGGTGCGGCCGACGTCCTCGTCGTCAAGCCGGCCCGTGTGGGGGGGATCCGGCAGGCTCGACGGATCGCCGACCTGGCTGCTGCCGCCGGGGTCCCGATCGTCGTCTCAACGCTCTTCGAGACCGGGATCGGGGTCGCCGCGGCACTCCACCTCGCGGCGACGCTCGGCGATGGCGGCAGGGAGCACGGCCTGGCGACGGTCGGCCTCCTCGCGTCAGACCTGCTCGCAGAGCCCCTATCGATCGTCGATGGCTCGATGACCCTCCCGTCCGGTCCCGGGCTGGGCGTTCGGCTCGATCCGGTCGCGGTCGAGACGTACCAGGCCCGATGA
- a CDS encoding isochorismate synthase, translating into MTVTNRTGAETDRRPGSGADELVAILLPLLDRTTVRGVRTLVSATVPVAWRDPVALFAAARAIDDEVAIWLQPDAGFGLVAIGSAWTVEATGCDRFRQVATAWSDLVEGAVVQGSDDVPGAGPLLFGGFGFGAEAARSPTWAGFESARLGLPSLLMTVTQASTWLTASIMITPGAKPGAREAVARELDRRWARLAAEATEPVPLVPASAELRIARQVPEAPEWRATVARFAGAVGRGRLDKAVLARRVDLHADGSIDVPAVIRRLEATGPESTIFAVGRGTRTFLGATPERLARSKGREFRTVAMAGSIRRGSDAEEDERLGADLLASEKDREEQAVVVEMLRETLSPVTDRLEIPHRPSVVRLRHIQHLATELRGRLREPVGIVGLVERLHPTPAVGGAPRELALELIAHEERLERGWYAGPVGWLDRRGDGEFVVAIRSGVVDGRAASLFAGCGIVADSDPQREWEESLMKLRTLATALGRVAS; encoded by the coding sequence ATGACCGTCACCAATCGCACCGGCGCCGAGACCGATCGCCGGCCGGGTTCCGGCGCGGACGAACTCGTCGCCATTCTCTTGCCGCTCCTCGACCGGACCACGGTCCGCGGCGTGCGAACGCTCGTCAGTGCGACGGTGCCGGTCGCCTGGCGCGATCCGGTGGCACTCTTCGCCGCGGCTCGCGCGATCGACGACGAGGTGGCGATCTGGCTCCAGCCCGACGCCGGGTTCGGGCTCGTCGCGATCGGGTCGGCCTGGACGGTGGAGGCGACCGGCTGTGACCGCTTCCGGCAGGTCGCGACCGCCTGGTCGGACCTCGTCGAGGGCGCGGTCGTCCAGGGTTCGGACGACGTTCCCGGCGCGGGTCCTCTCCTGTTCGGTGGTTTCGGGTTCGGGGCGGAGGCCGCACGATCGCCAACCTGGGCCGGTTTCGAGTCCGCCCGACTCGGCCTGCCGAGCCTCCTCATGACGGTCACGCAGGCGTCGACGTGGCTGACAGCGAGCATCATGATCACGCCGGGGGCGAAGCCCGGCGCCCGTGAAGCGGTGGCGAGGGAGCTCGACCGACGGTGGGCGAGGCTCGCTGCCGAGGCGACCGAACCGGTGCCGCTCGTCCCAGCCTCAGCCGAGCTCCGGATCGCCCGGCAGGTCCCGGAGGCCCCGGAGTGGCGGGCGACCGTGGCCCGGTTCGCCGGCGCGGTCGGCCGTGGCCGGCTCGACAAGGCCGTCCTCGCCCGCCGGGTCGACCTCCACGCCGACGGGTCCATCGACGTTCCTGCCGTGATCCGTCGCCTCGAGGCGACGGGGCCCGAGTCGACGATCTTCGCCGTCGGCCGCGGCACGAGGACCTTCCTCGGGGCGACGCCCGAGCGGCTCGCGCGCAGCAAGGGCCGGGAGTTCCGGACGGTCGCTATGGCGGGCTCGATCCGTCGCGGTTCGGACGCCGAGGAGGACGAGCGACTGGGCGCCGATCTCCTGGCGAGCGAGAAGGATCGGGAGGAGCAAGCGGTCGTCGTGGAGATGCTTCGCGAGACCCTCAGCCCGGTCACCGATCGGCTCGAGATTCCGCACCGGCCGTCGGTCGTCCGGCTCCGCCACATCCAGCACCTGGCGACCGAGCTGCGCGGCCGGCTGCGCGAACCGGTCGGGATCGTCGGGCTCGTCGAGCGGCTCCACCCGACCCCGGCGGTCGGCGGGGCGCCCCGCGAGCTCGCGCTCGAGTTGATCGCCCACGAGGAGCGACTCGAGCGCGGTTGGTACGCCGGCCCCGTGGGCTGGCTCGACCGGCGAGGAGATGGCGAGTTCGTCGTCGCGATCCGCTCGGGCGTTGTCGACGGTCGAGCGGCGAGCCTCTTCGCGGGCTGCGGGATCGTCGCCGATTCAGATCCGCAGCGCGAGTGGGAAGAGTCGCTGATGAAGCTCCGGACGCTCGCCACCGCGCTCGGGAGGGTCGCGTCGTGA
- the cofH gene encoding 5-amino-6-(D-ribitylamino)uracil--L-tyrosine 4-hydroxyphenyl transferase CofH codes for MTPATPIRRKSDATHATDFPTGATPRIDRAEAHALTGIADGPELEALLARAVALRDGRGHGRITYSPKVFIPLTKLCRDVCHYCTFARPPRRGERAYLSLDEVVEIARAGAAAGCREALFTLGDKPELRYAVARDELAALGHPTTISYLAEAAGAVLRETGLLSHANPGVVSEYELALLRTVAPSQGIMLETATPRLSERGGPHFGSPDKLPERRLAMIEAAGRLAIPFTTGILIGIGETRAERIDALYAIADRHARHGHIQEVIVQNFRAKPGTKMAESAEPTLDDHLWTIAVARLILGSRAHLQAPPNLTGDFGRLLDAGIDDWGGVSPVTVDHVNPEAPWPDLDRLGTITESRGLALQPRLTVYPEYVLDGTHWIDEGVRPGVLRLSDGAGFARDEAWFAGITPDSPPLTSLIAGPVPISGRNSLPSILERAGGGDALTATQIVRLFEARGGEVRLVTEAADELRRATNGDEVTYVVNRNINYTNVCTYRCQFCAFSKGKLAENLRGKPYLLPLEEIVRRSREAWERGATEVCLQGGIHPDFTGDFYLDVLRAIKAELPTMHVHAFSPLEVSQGARTLGLGPEAYLGRLREAGLGSLPGTAAEILDDDIRAIICPDKLRTAEWAEVIEAAHHVGLRTTSTIMFGHVEGYDAWARHLLVLRGIQARTGGITEFVPLPFVHLEAPMYLKGRARRGPTYRESILMHAVSRLALHPLIGRIQASWVKLGPTGAAAALQSGANDMGGTLMNESISRAAGATHGQELAPEGMEALIRSIGRQPRQRTTLYGQPPEEQVHRSFGAPPLSELIQPTDLRFLRAGKAPGSGRTRDVDLIGRVEVS; via the coding sequence ATGACGCCTGCGACACCCATCCGGCGTAAGTCAGACGCGACGCATGCCACCGATTTTCCCACGGGGGCGACCCCGCGCATCGACCGCGCGGAGGCCCACGCCCTGACCGGGATCGCCGACGGGCCCGAGCTCGAGGCGCTGCTCGCCCGGGCCGTGGCTCTCCGAGATGGGCGCGGCCACGGCCGGATCACCTATTCCCCGAAGGTCTTCATCCCGCTCACGAAGCTCTGCCGCGACGTCTGCCACTACTGCACGTTCGCCCGGCCTCCCCGGCGAGGTGAACGGGCTTACCTGAGCCTCGACGAGGTCGTCGAGATCGCGCGGGCGGGGGCTGCGGCCGGTTGTCGGGAGGCGCTCTTCACCCTCGGTGACAAGCCGGAGCTGCGCTACGCCGTGGCCCGCGATGAGCTGGCCGCGCTCGGCCATCCGACGACGATCTCGTACCTCGCCGAGGCGGCGGGCGCCGTCCTCCGCGAGACGGGGCTGCTCTCCCATGCGAACCCGGGCGTCGTCTCCGAGTACGAGCTCGCCCTGCTCCGGACGGTCGCTCCCTCGCAGGGGATCATGCTCGAGACGGCGACCCCGCGGCTCAGCGAACGGGGCGGACCACACTTCGGCTCGCCGGACAAGCTGCCCGAGCGCCGGCTCGCCATGATCGAGGCGGCCGGTCGGCTGGCGATCCCGTTCACAACCGGGATCCTCATCGGCATCGGCGAGACCCGCGCAGAGCGGATCGACGCCCTGTATGCGATCGCGGACCGCCATGCCCGCCATGGCCACATCCAGGAGGTGATCGTCCAGAACTTCCGGGCCAAGCCCGGCACGAAGATGGCCGAGAGCGCCGAGCCGACGCTCGATGACCACCTCTGGACGATCGCGGTCGCCCGCCTGATCCTCGGGTCCAGAGCCCATCTCCAGGCCCCGCCGAACCTCACCGGCGACTTCGGCCGCCTCCTCGACGCGGGAATCGACGACTGGGGCGGCGTCTCGCCGGTCACCGTCGACCATGTCAACCCGGAGGCCCCCTGGCCCGATCTCGATCGGCTCGGGACCATCACCGAGTCGCGCGGGCTTGCCCTCCAGCCCCGCCTCACCGTCTACCCCGAGTACGTCCTCGACGGGACGCACTGGATCGACGAGGGGGTTCGACCGGGCGTGCTCCGGCTGTCTGACGGCGCAGGATTCGCCCGGGACGAAGCGTGGTTCGCCGGGATCACCCCCGACAGTCCGCCGCTGACGTCGCTGATCGCCGGCCCGGTGCCGATCTCCGGTCGCAACTCCCTTCCATCGATCCTCGAGCGCGCCGGCGGCGGCGACGCCCTGACCGCGACCCAGATCGTCCGGCTCTTCGAGGCCCGTGGCGGCGAGGTGCGGCTGGTGACGGAGGCCGCTGATGAGCTGCGGCGGGCGACGAACGGCGACGAGGTCACGTACGTCGTCAACCGGAACATCAACTACACGAACGTGTGCACGTACCGCTGCCAGTTCTGTGCCTTCAGCAAGGGCAAGCTCGCCGAGAACCTCCGCGGGAAGCCGTACCTGCTGCCCCTCGAGGAGATCGTCCGGCGCAGCCGGGAGGCCTGGGAGCGAGGCGCCACCGAGGTCTGCCTCCAGGGCGGCATCCACCCGGATTTCACAGGGGACTTCTACCTCGACGTGCTCCGGGCGATCAAGGCGGAGCTGCCGACCATGCACGTCCATGCCTTCTCGCCGCTCGAGGTGAGCCAGGGGGCGCGGACGCTCGGGCTCGGGCCCGAGGCGTACCTCGGACGACTCCGCGAGGCCGGCCTGGGGAGTCTTCCGGGCACGGCCGCCGAGATCCTCGACGACGATATCCGGGCGATCATCTGCCCGGACAAGCTCCGGACCGCCGAGTGGGCCGAGGTCATCGAGGCGGCCCACCACGTGGGTCTGCGCACGACGAGCACGATCATGTTCGGCCACGTCGAGGGCTACGACGCCTGGGCCCGTCACCTGCTCGTGCTGCGGGGGATCCAGGCGCGGACCGGCGGGATCACCGAGTTCGTCCCGCTCCCGTTCGTCCACCTCGAGGCGCCGATGTACCTCAAGGGCCGCGCCCGGCGCGGGCCGACGTACCGCGAGTCGATCCTCATGCACGCGGTGAGCCGGCTCGCCCTCCATCCGCTCATCGGAAGGATCCAGGCCTCCTGGGTGAAGCTCGGCCCGACCGGCGCGGCAGCGGCGCTCCAGAGCGGCGCGAACGACATGGGCGGGACACTGATGAACGAGTCGATCTCGCGGGCAGCGGGCGCCACCCACGGACAGGAGCTGGCGCCCGAGGGGATGGAGGCGCTCATCCGCTCGATCGGTCGCCAACCTCGCCAGCGTACGACCCTGTACGGCCAACCGCCGGAGGAGCAGGTCCACCGCTCGTTCGGCGCGCCGCCGCTCTCGGAGCTGATCCAGCCGACGGATCTGCGATTCCTGCGGGCTGGAAAGGCGCCGGGCTCGGGACGAACCCGTGACGTCGACCTCATTGGTCGTGTCGAGGTGTCCTGA
- the menD gene encoding 2-succinyl-5-enolpyruvyl-6-hydroxy-3-cyclohexene-1-carboxylic-acid synthase, whose amino-acid sequence MSGGAGAGAGAGTASGSAPYRTPAGPLRALVEELVRAGVRDAVVCPGSRSTPIALALRANPAIRTWLHLDERAGAYFALGAARASRRPTVILGTSGTAVVNFAPAVVEAREGRVPLVVLTADRPPELRDRSAPQAIDQSHLYGRFAKWYVELPVPEESALLEAHLRGVVGRAVAMAVEVPAGPVHVNLPFREPLVPEGSLEPEGAADEPPHVEVLRGRAALPEGDLARLADRLSRLRRGLIVCGPLDLPGFPEAVACLAAASGFPILADGLSNVRLGRHDRSRVVARHDAIVRSERFRAAHVPDLIIRFGGTPTSTALVEMLAEQRPRQIVVDDGGWAEPTLRAVTMVHAEPVGLAAALAEAVAAVRAGPAEVDWLGAWLAADRTADAAIRGWLATLDEPFEGAAFADLEGVLPDGTVLVAGNSMPVRDMDAFLPAGPAAVRCLANRGANGIDGVVSTTLGIAAVHDGPVALVVGDLSFVHDLNALVAARLHPLSATIVLVNNDGGGIFSFLPQASAARPEVGLPDHFEELFGTPHGLDLGRLVAALGGEHRQVGPGEIGPAVAGSLDRPGVRVLELRTDRTRNVALHRASAAAVSDALGRLLAGAAGVRP is encoded by the coding sequence GTGAGCGGCGGCGCAGGCGCGGGAGCTGGCGCCGGCACGGCATCTGGCTCGGCGCCCTACCGCACACCGGCCGGCCCGCTCCGAGCACTCGTCGAGGAGCTCGTCCGGGCCGGGGTCCGGGACGCGGTCGTCTGCCCCGGGTCGCGCTCGACGCCCATCGCGCTGGCCCTCCGGGCCAACCCGGCGATCCGGACCTGGCTCCACCTCGATGAGCGAGCGGGAGCCTACTTTGCGCTCGGGGCGGCCCGCGCGAGTCGCCGCCCGACGGTGATTCTGGGCACGTCTGGGACGGCCGTCGTGAACTTCGCGCCGGCCGTCGTGGAGGCTCGCGAGGGTCGCGTCCCGCTCGTCGTCCTGACCGCCGATCGGCCGCCCGAGCTGCGCGACCGGTCGGCCCCCCAGGCGATCGACCAGTCTCACCTCTACGGGCGCTTCGCGAAGTGGTACGTCGAGCTCCCCGTCCCGGAGGAGTCGGCGCTCCTCGAGGCCCATCTCCGGGGAGTCGTGGGACGGGCGGTGGCGATGGCCGTGGAGGTGCCCGCGGGGCCCGTCCACGTGAACCTCCCGTTCCGCGAGCCGCTCGTGCCCGAGGGCTCGCTCGAGCCCGAGGGAGCCGCGGACGAGCCGCCCCACGTCGAGGTCCTGCGCGGGCGCGCGGCGCTCCCGGAGGGCGATCTCGCCCGGCTCGCCGACCGGCTTTCCCGTCTCCGGCGCGGGCTGATCGTCTGCGGGCCGCTCGACCTGCCCGGATTCCCCGAGGCCGTGGCGTGTCTCGCCGCGGCGAGCGGTTTCCCGATCCTCGCCGATGGCCTGTCGAACGTCCGCCTCGGGCGCCACGATCGCTCCCGCGTCGTCGCGCGACACGACGCGATCGTCCGTTCGGAGCGGTTTCGGGCGGCCCACGTGCCGGACCTCATCATCCGCTTCGGCGGGACCCCGACCTCAACAGCGCTCGTCGAGATGCTCGCGGAGCAGCGGCCGCGGCAGATCGTCGTCGACGACGGCGGCTGGGCGGAGCCGACGCTCCGGGCGGTCACGATGGTCCACGCCGAGCCGGTCGGCCTCGCGGCGGCGCTCGCCGAGGCCGTCGCGGCCGTGCGCGCCGGGCCGGCGGAGGTCGACTGGCTCGGCGCCTGGCTGGCGGCCGACCGGACCGCGGACGCGGCGATCCGCGGCTGGTTGGCGACGCTCGACGAACCGTTCGAGGGTGCGGCCTTCGCCGACCTCGAGGGGGTCCTGCCCGACGGCACCGTGCTCGTCGCCGGGAACAGCATGCCGGTCCGGGACATGGACGCGTTCCTGCCGGCAGGGCCGGCGGCCGTGCGCTGCCTCGCCAACCGCGGGGCGAACGGGATCGACGGCGTGGTCTCGACGACCCTGGGGATAGCCGCGGTCCACGACGGCCCCGTCGCCCTCGTCGTCGGCGACCTGTCGTTCGTCCACGATCTGAACGCGCTCGTCGCGGCGCGCCTCCATCCGCTGTCAGCAACGATCGTCCTCGTCAACAACGACGGAGGCGGGATCTTCTCATTCCTGCCCCAGGCGTCGGCGGCCCGGCCGGAGGTCGGCCTGCCCGACCACTTCGAGGAGCTTTTCGGGACGCCCCACGGCCTCGATCTCGGTCGGCTCGTCGCCGCGCTGGGCGGCGAGCACCGGCAGGTCGGGCCGGGCGAGATCGGCCCCGCCGTCGCCGGGTCGCTCGACCGGCCCGGGGTCAGGGTCCTCGAGCTCCGGACCGATCGGACGCGGAACGTGGCCCTCCACCGGGCGAGCGCCGCGGCCGTCTCGGACGCCCTCGGGCGGCTCCTCGCCGGCGCCGCCGGGGTCCGCCCATGA
- a CDS encoding 6,7-dimethyl-8-ribityllumazine synthase has translation MTASSETSVGRGESAGDGRDGRGLRIGIVASRFNAEIVERLVETARDELVRLGVRPEDVLLLRVPGAFELPIVAHALLRSAIPPDAVVCLGAVVRGETPHFDFVAAAAADGILQVGLDTSRPVIFGVLTTNTMAQAWDRADGTYHRGADAARDAVEMARLLAGPELAARAHSEMIDSRAI, from the coding sequence ATGACCGCCAGCTCGGAAACCAGCGTCGGCCGTGGCGAGTCCGCGGGCGACGGCCGCGACGGACGCGGGTTGCGGATCGGGATCGTGGCCTCGCGGTTCAACGCGGAGATCGTCGAGCGGCTCGTCGAGACGGCCCGCGACGAGCTCGTCCGGCTCGGGGTCCGGCCGGAGGACGTCCTCCTCCTCCGCGTTCCCGGGGCATTCGAGCTGCCGATCGTGGCCCACGCGCTGCTTCGCTCTGCCATCCCCCCGGACGCGGTCGTCTGCCTCGGCGCGGTCGTCAGGGGGGAGACGCCGCACTTCGATTTCGTCGCCGCTGCGGCCGCGGACGGGATCCTCCAGGTCGGTCTCGACACCAGTCGGCCGGTGATCTTCGGCGTCCTCACCACCAACACGATGGCCCAGGCCTGGGACCGCGCCGATGGCACCTACCATCGGGGCGCCGACGCGGCCCGCGACGCGGTCGAGATGGCGAGGCTCCTGGCCGGTCCGGAGCTGGCGGCTCGGGCCCACAGCGAGATGATTGATTCCCGTGCGATCTGA
- a CDS encoding TetR/AcrR family transcriptional regulator has product MTQERSRRRRERILDAAFHVFSGLGYRGAAVDEIARQAETSKGGVYFHFPTKESLFLELLRTTADRLVAKVEREAARESDPIARADVALWTVLSTFAGHRTMARLLLVDAIGAGPVFQAELERLHERFAGLIAAHLERAVEDGIIAPLDTATVAEAWFGALHEIVVRWLMASRPDVLERTYPTLRAVLLRGVGIDESRIAALPER; this is encoded by the coding sequence GTGACGCAGGAGCGGAGCAGACGCCGGCGCGAGCGGATCCTCGACGCCGCCTTCCACGTCTTCAGCGGCCTCGGCTATCGGGGCGCAGCCGTCGACGAGATCGCCCGTCAGGCCGAGACGAGCAAGGGTGGGGTCTATTTCCACTTCCCGACGAAGGAGTCGCTCTTTCTCGAGCTGCTCCGAACGACCGCCGACCGCCTCGTGGCCAAGGTCGAGCGCGAAGCTGCCCGCGAGTCAGACCCCATCGCTCGCGCCGACGTCGCGCTCTGGACGGTCCTCTCGACGTTCGCAGGGCACCGGACGATGGCCCGCCTCCTGCTTGTCGATGCGATCGGCGCGGGCCCGGTCTTCCAGGCCGAACTCGAACGCCTCCACGAGCGGTTCGCGGGCCTTATCGCGGCGCATCTGGAGCGGGCGGTCGAGGACGGGATCATCGCGCCGCTCGATACCGCTACGGTCGCAGAGGCCTGGTTCGGCGCACTCCACGAGATCGTCGTTCGCTGGCTGATGGCCTCCCGGCCCGATGTGCTGGAACGCACCTATCCGACGCTTCGGGCGGTCCTTCTGCGTGGGGTGGGGATCGACGAGTCGCGGATTGCCGCGTTGCCGGAGCGATGA
- a CDS encoding alpha/beta fold hydrolase: MTRLAVNGVRLEVRAGGQGMPLLLLHGFTGRGSSWAPHLPAFGRSHGTIVVDLLGHGRSDAPVDPARYAIERQADDLAALARAIGAPVADVLGYSMGARIALRLALDHPTAIRRLVLESPSAGIADATERARRRAADEALAETIERDGVAAFVDRWEGQPIFASHVALPAAARERLRRQRLGHTPAGLANALRGGGQGAMTPLDGRLGKVCATTLVVVGSLDPVGRERAAVIAGGIPGARFEVVEGAGHTPHLERPAVFRRLVIAFLAGTPDPPTH; this comes from the coding sequence ATGACTCGGCTGGCGGTGAACGGCGTCCGGCTCGAGGTCCGCGCGGGTGGGCAGGGGATGCCGCTCCTCCTGCTCCACGGCTTCACGGGGCGGGGCTCGAGCTGGGCCCCCCACCTGCCCGCCTTCGGGCGCTCCCACGGGACGATCGTCGTCGACCTGCTCGGTCACGGCCGCTCCGACGCGCCAGTCGATCCGGCCCGCTACGCGATCGAGCGTCAGGCCGATGACCTGGCAGCGCTGGCCCGTGCCATCGGGGCGCCGGTAGCCGACGTGCTCGGCTACTCGATGGGCGCCCGGATCGCCCTGCGCCTTGCCCTCGACCACCCGACCGCCATCCGGCGGCTCGTCCTCGAGAGCCCCTCGGCCGGGATCGCCGACGCCACCGAACGCGCCCGACGCCGGGCCGCCGACGAGGCGCTGGCCGAGACGATCGAGCGCGACGGGGTCGCCGCGTTCGTCGACCGTTGGGAGGGCCAGCCCATCTTCGCGAGCCATGTCGCGCTCCCGGCCGCGGCGCGGGAGCGTCTCCGTCGACAGCGCCTGGGACACACGCCAGCCGGTTTGGCGAACGCCCTCCGCGGCGGCGGGCAGGGAGCGATGACGCCGCTCGACGGTCGCCTCGGCAAGGTTTGCGCCACCACGCTCGTCGTGGTCGGGAGCCTCGACCCGGTCGGCCGCGAGCGGGCTGCCGTCATCGCCGGCGGGATCCCCGGAGCCCGCTTCGAGGTCGTCGAGGGCGCCGGGCACACCCCTCATCTCGAGCGGCCGGCGGTCTTCCGCCGGCTCGTCATCGCCTTTCTCGCTGGCACGCCAGACCCGCCCACGCACTGA
- a CDS encoding 1,4-dihydroxy-2-naphthoate polyprenyltransferase, whose translation MMSTPASAIGSRRRAWLLAIRLPTLPAAVGPVLVGLAVALGEGAFRPFTAGAALGVALLLQVSANLANDLFDFRSGADTPDRLGPPRAAALGLLTERELGAGIAVVLGLVGLVGVYLVSVGGPPILVLGLLAMVSALAYTGGPWPYGYHGLGEVFVFTFFGPVAVGGTTYLQTDRLEPLAVAAAIPIGALVTAILVINNLRDIGTDRRAAKRTLAVLLGERATVLEYLLLLAVAYSAPFALVVVGWAGLPALLPLASAPLAMPLVRAVRGGEDPRRLNPALRATARLSLVFAVLFAVGLALGSRP comes from the coding sequence ATGATGAGCACTCCGGCGTCCGCGATCGGGTCGCGCCGCCGGGCCTGGCTCCTCGCGATCCGCCTACCGACCCTCCCCGCCGCGGTGGGACCCGTCCTCGTGGGCCTGGCGGTCGCCCTTGGCGAGGGGGCGTTCCGGCCGTTCACGGCCGGAGCCGCGCTCGGTGTCGCGCTCCTGCTCCAGGTCAGCGCGAACCTTGCCAACGACCTGTTCGACTTCCGTTCCGGCGCCGACACACCGGACCGCCTGGGGCCGCCGCGGGCCGCGGCGCTTGGCCTGCTGACCGAGCGTGAGCTCGGCGCGGGCATCGCGGTCGTCCTCGGTCTGGTCGGGTTGGTCGGGGTCTACCTCGTGAGCGTCGGCGGCCCGCCGATCCTGGTCCTCGGACTGCTCGCCATGGTCAGCGCCCTTGCCTACACCGGCGGCCCGTGGCCCTATGGCTACCACGGGCTCGGCGAGGTCTTTGTCTTCACGTTCTTCGGGCCCGTCGCGGTCGGCGGCACGACCTATCTCCAGACCGATCGGCTCGAGCCGCTCGCCGTTGCCGCGGCAATACCGATCGGGGCACTCGTGACGGCGATCCTCGTCATCAACAACCTGCGCGACATCGGGACCGACCGGCGTGCCGCCAAGCGCACGCTCGCCGTTCTCTTGGGTGAACGGGCGACCGTGCTCGAGTACCTGCTGCTGCTGGCGGTCGCGTACAGCGCGCCCTTCGCGCTCGTCGTCGTGGGCTGGGCGGGGCTCCCCGCGCTCCTCCCGCTCGCGAGCGCACCGCTGGCGATGCCGCTCGTCCGGGCGGTCCGCGGCGGGGAGGATCCGCGGCGGCTCAATCCAGCTCTCCGCGCGACGGCCCGGCTGTCGCTCGTCTTCGCCGTCCTCTTCGCTGTTGGCCTCGCCCTTGGCAGTCGCCCGTGA
- the menB gene encoding 1,4-dihydroxy-2-naphthoyl-CoA synthase, which yields MAVTWTKVRDYVDIIHEHSGTGIARVTINRPEVLNAFRPETVTELIDAFRQIRDDTSIGAVLFTGAGDRAFCSGGDQRVKGQGGYVGSDGIARLNVLDFQRLIRSLPIPVIALVNGYAIGGGHVLHVVCDLTIAADHARFGQTGPRLGSFDGGYGATLLARIVGHKRAREIWYLCRQYTAQEALLMGLVNAVVPLDDLEEEGIRWADEILEKSPTAIRFLKRAFNADTDGLAGLQELAGDATMLYYQTEEAHEGSRAFLEKRKPDFTKFPRRP from the coding sequence ATGGCTGTCACCTGGACGAAGGTCCGCGACTACGTCGACATCATCCACGAACACTCCGGAACCGGGATCGCCAGGGTCACGATCAATCGACCGGAGGTTCTCAACGCCTTCCGGCCGGAGACCGTGACCGAGCTCATCGACGCCTTCCGCCAGATCCGCGACGACACGTCGATCGGGGCCGTTCTCTTCACCGGAGCCGGCGACCGGGCGTTCTGCTCCGGTGGCGACCAGCGGGTGAAGGGCCAGGGCGGTTACGTCGGCTCGGACGGGATCGCGAGGCTCAACGTCCTCGACTTCCAGCGCCTGATCCGCTCGCTGCCGATCCCGGTCATCGCCCTCGTCAACGGCTATGCGATCGGCGGCGGCCACGTCCTCCACGTCGTGTGCGACCTGACGATCGCGGCCGACCACGCGCGCTTCGGCCAGACCGGCCCGCGGCTCGGGAGCTTCGACGGGGGCTACGGGGCGACGCTGCTGGCCCGGATCGTGGGTCACAAGCGGGCCCGCGAGATCTGGTACCTCTGTCGCCAGTACACGGCGCAGGAGGCGCTCCTGATGGGTCTCGTCAACGCCGTCGTCCCCCTCGATGATCTCGAGGAGGAGGGGATCCGCTGGGCGGACGAGATCCTCGAGAAGAGCCCGACGGCGATCCGCTTCCTCAAGCGAGCCTTCAACGCCGACACGGACGGCCTGGCCGGCCTCCAGGAGCTTGCTGGCGACGCGACGATGCTCTACTACCAGACCGAGGAGGCTCACGAGGGGAGCCGGGCGTTCCTGGAGAAGCGCAAGCCCGACTTCACGAAGTTCCCGCGGCGGCCGTGA